The Actinosynnema mirum DSM 43827 genomic interval CGAGCACAAGGGCAAGTGGGTCGTCACCGGCTCCTTCCCCGACGGCGGCGGCAACTGGGGCGGCTCGTTCCTGACCGTGCCCAAGCAGAGCAAGCACCCGAAGGAAGCCGCTGAGCTGGCTGCCTGGCTGACCGCGCCCGAGCAGCAGATCAAGGCGTTCAAGGCCAAGAACACCTTCCCGAGCCAGCTCGAGGCGCTCGACAACCCCGAGCTGACCGAGAGCACCAACGAGTACTTCGGCCAGCAGGTCGGCAAGCTCTACGCGGAGCAGGCCAAGAAGGTCGACGTGGCCCAGTACAAGGGCCCGAAGGACGGCCAGATCCAGGACGACATCGTCGGCCCGGCGCTGCTGTCGGTCGAGCAGGGCACCAACGCGGACGAGGCGTGGAAGAAGGTCGTCGAGGACGCCCAGAAGGCGACCAAGTGACCACCGACACCTCGGTGGCGAGCGGGCGGGGCGCTGCGCCCCGCCCGCCGCGGCGTCCTGAGGGCGACGACTCGGTGGGGCTCGTCGACCCCACCCGCCGCTACCGGTTCAGCAACCTCGACGCGAAGTTCTCGCCCTACCTGTTCGTGGCGCCGTTCTTCGTGCTGTTCACGGTCGTCGGCCTGTTCCCGCTGCTGTACACCGCCTACATCTCCCTGTTCGACTGGGAGATCGGGCTGGACGGCGAGTTCGTCGGCCTCGCCAACTACGTCGAGCTGCTCGGCGACCCGCAGTTCTGGAACGCGATGGTCAACACGTTCAGCATCTTCCTGATGTCGAGCGTGCCGCAGATCATCGTCGCCGTCCTGATCGCCGCGCTGCTCAACACCGCGCTGCGCGCCCGCACCCTGTGGCGCATGGGCGTGCTGCTGCCCTACGTGGCCAGCCTCGTCGCGCTCACCCTGATCTTCGGCGACCTGTTCGGCGTCCAGTACGGCATGATCAACGACTGGCTGGAGGCCGTCGGCCTCGACCGGATCAACTGGCAGGCCGAGCGCTGGTGGAGCCACGTCGCCATCGCCACCATGGTCGACTGGCGCTGGACCGGCTACAACGCGCTCATCGTGCTCGCCGCCATGCAGGCCATCCCGCGCGACGTGTACGAGGCCGCGGTCGTCGACGGCGCGGGCACCATGCGGCGCTTCTTCAGCGTCACGCTGCCCATGCTCCGCCCGACGATCATCTTCGTCGTCATCACCTCGACCATCGGCGGCCTGCAGATCTTCACCGAGCCGCTGCTGTTCGAGCCCGCGGGCGGCAACGCCAACGGCGGCGCCAGCAACCAGTTCCAGACGGTGATGCTCTACATGTACCAGGCGGGCTTCGGCAGGTACGAGCTCGGTTACGCCTCCGCGGTGGCCTGGGTGCTGTTCGTCGTCATCATCGCGATCGCCGGGATCAACTTCATGCTCACCCGCCGGATCGCCTCCAGTGGGGAGGACTAGACCGTGTCGGAGAAGCGTCCCGGTTTCGCGGTCTACGGACCGCTGATCGCGTTCATCATCGCGTCGGCCTTCCCGTTCTACTGGGCCTTCCTGGTCGGCAGCCACGACGACCAGCACTTCAAGGCCGAGCAGCCCTGGCTGCCCGGCGGCAACTTCCTGGTCAACGCCAAGGACGTCCTCGACAAGGTCGAGTTCTGGAAGGCGCTGGGCAACAGCCTCATCGTCTCCGGCACGGTCACCGTCTCGGTCGTGGTGCTGTCCAGCCTCGCCGGCTTCGCCTTCGCCAAGCTGCGCTTCAAGGGCCGGGGCCCGCTGCTGGTGTTCGTCGTCGCGACCCTGGCGGTGCCGACCCAGCTGGGCATCATCCCGCTGTACATGGCGATGGCCGAGTTCGGCTGGGCCGGTGAGCTGGGCGCGGTGATCGTGCCGAACCTGATCACCGCCTTCGGCGTGTTCTGGATGCGCCAGTTCATCGCGGACGCCGTGCCGGACGAGCTCGTCGAAGCGGCCCGCATGGACGGTTGCAGCCTCCTCAGCACCTACTGGCACGTGTGCCTGCCCGCGGTCCGCCCGGCGGCGGCGATGCTCGGCATCTTCACGTTCATGACGTCCTGGAACGACTTCCTCTGGCCGCTGATCGCGCTGAACGCCGAGAACCCGACCATCCAGGTCGCGCTGGAGAAGCTCAAGAGCGGTTACTACGTCAACAACTCGCTCGTGCTCGCCGGGACCACGATGGCCACCATCCCGGTGCTGATCGTGTTCCTCGTACTCGGGCGGCAGATCGTCGCCGGGATCATGCAGGGTGCTGTGAAGGGGTAGCTGTGGAGTCCATTTCCTTTCCCGAGGGCTTCGTGTGGGGGGCCGCGACAGCGGCGTTCCAGGTCGAGGGGGCGTCCAAGGAGGACGGTCGCTCCCCTTCCATCTGGGACACCTTCTGCGCGCTGCCCGGCGCCGTCGCCGGTGGTGACAACGGTGACGTGGCCGTGGACCACTACCACCGGGTCGAGCAGGACGTCGCGATGATGGCGGACCTCGGCCTCGGCGCGTACCGCTTCTCCACCGCCTGGCCGAGGATCCGGCCCGACGGCGGCGAGCCCAACCAGGCCGGGCTGGACTTCTACAGCAGGCTGGTCGACACCCTGCTGGAGCGCGGCATCGACCCGTGGGTCACGCTCTACCACTGGGACCTGCCGCAGGCCCTGGAGGACGCGGGCGGCTGGGCCAACCGGGACACCGCGCACCGGTTCGCCGACTACGCGGCCACGGTCGTGGAGGCGCTCGGCGACCGGGTGTCCAACTGGACCACGCTGAACGAGCCGTGGTGCTCGGCGTTCCTCGGCTACGCGGGCGGCATCCACGCGCCCGGCCGCCAGGAGCCCGCCGCCGCCGTCGCGGCCGTCCACCACCTGCTGCTCGGCCACGGCCTCGCCACCGCGGCGATCCGCTCGGCCAAGCCGGAGGCCAAGGTCGGCATCACGCTCAACATGTACCCGATCATCCCCGCCGACCCCTCGTCCGAGGCGGACCTGGACGCGGTGCGGCGGCTCGACGGGCTGCAGAACCGGATCTTCCTGGACCCGCTGTTCAAGGGCGAGTACCCGGCGGACATCGTCGCTGACCTCGCGCCGTACGGGTTCGCCGACCACATCAAGCCCGAGGACCTGGCGATCATCTCGGCGCCGCTGGACCAGCTCGGCGTGAACTACTACACCGAGCACTTCGTCAGCTCCGAGCCCGCCGCGCCCAGCGAGCCCAAGCCGGGCCGCCGCGCCACCGGGTCGCCGTGGGTCGGGGCCGAGCACGTCAGCTTCCCGGTCCGGGACGACGCGACGCGCACCGACATGGAGTGGGAGGTGCGACCGCGCGGGATCTACCAGCTCCTCACCCGGCTGCACGAGGAGTACCCGCGCCTGCCGATCTACATCACCGAGAACGGCGCGGCGTACCGCGACGCGGTGTCCGACGACGGCTCGGTCAACGACCCGGAGCGCCTGGCCTACATCGACTCGCACCTGCGCGCGGCGCACGACGCGATCACCGAGGGCGTCGACCTCCGCGGCTACTTCGCGTGGTCGCTGATGGACAACTTCGAGTGGGCCGAGGGTTACGCCAAGCGGTTCGGGATCGTGCATGTCGACTACGGCACGCAGGTCAGGACGCCTAAGATGAGCGCCATGTGGTACTCCGAGGTCGCCCGCGGCAACGCGCTGCCCGCGCCGTCAGCGACGGCTGCGCCGTGACCGACGCCGTTGAGCCGCCCAAGGCCCGAAGGCCCCCGACCAGGCTCGAAGAGGTCGCCAGAGCCGCCGGGGTGTCGAAGTCGACCGTGTCGAGGGTGATCAACGGCGAGCCGTACGTCAGCACCAAGGCGCGCGAGGCCGTTCACCAGGCGATCGTTCAGCTGGGGTACAGCCCCAACCAGGCCGCCCGCACCCTTGCGGGCAGCAGGGCGAACTGCATCGCGCTGGTGGTGTCCGAACAGGGCAGCCGGGTGCTGGCGGACCCGTTCTTCGCGGGCGTGCTGCGAGGCGTGCACGCGGAGCTGTCGGGCAAGAGGGTCCAGCTCGTGCTCATGATGAGCAAGGAGGGCGACGAGCAGGACCTGGTGAACTACCTGTGCGGCGGCCACGTCGACGGCGTGCTGGTGATCAGCCTGCACGGCCAGGACCCGCTGCCCCGCGTGCTCGCCGACGCGGGCCTGCCCACCGTCGTCGGTGGCAGGCCCCTCGGCGCGGGCGGGGTGCCGTACGTGGACTCGGACAACTTCAACGGGGCCATGGAGGCGGCCAAGCACCTGGTCTCGCTGGGGCGCACGAGGATCGCGACCATAGCGGGCCCGAAGGACATGGCCGTGGGCATGGACCGGCTGAGCGGGTTCAAGCGGGCGCTGAGCCAGGCCGGGCTGCGCGACGACCTGGTGGCGTTCGGCGACTTCACCCCGGCCAGCGGCGCCGCCGCGATGGACGAGCT includes:
- a CDS encoding LacI family DNA-binding transcriptional regulator; this translates as MTDAVEPPKARRPPTRLEEVARAAGVSKSTVSRVINGEPYVSTKAREAVHQAIVQLGYSPNQAARTLAGSRANCIALVVSEQGSRVLADPFFAGVLRGVHAELSGKRVQLVLMMSKEGDEQDLVNYLCGGHVDGVLVISLHGQDPLPRVLADAGLPTVVGGRPLGAGGVPYVDSDNFNGAMEAAKHLVSLGRTRIATIAGPKDMAVGMDRLSGFKRALSQAGLRDDLVAFGDFTPASGAAAMDELLTREPALDAVFVGADIMAMGALQALHAQGKRVPQDVAVVGFDDLVLASTAVPPLTTVRQDVEQLGRTMTWRLMAELTGEENLPPFLLLPTSLVHRASA
- a CDS encoding GH1 family beta-glucosidase gives rise to the protein MESISFPEGFVWGAATAAFQVEGASKEDGRSPSIWDTFCALPGAVAGGDNGDVAVDHYHRVEQDVAMMADLGLGAYRFSTAWPRIRPDGGEPNQAGLDFYSRLVDTLLERGIDPWVTLYHWDLPQALEDAGGWANRDTAHRFADYAATVVEALGDRVSNWTTLNEPWCSAFLGYAGGIHAPGRQEPAAAVAAVHHLLLGHGLATAAIRSAKPEAKVGITLNMYPIIPADPSSEADLDAVRRLDGLQNRIFLDPLFKGEYPADIVADLAPYGFADHIKPEDLAIISAPLDQLGVNYYTEHFVSSEPAAPSEPKPGRRATGSPWVGAEHVSFPVRDDATRTDMEWEVRPRGIYQLLTRLHEEYPRLPIYITENGAAYRDAVSDDGSVNDPERLAYIDSHLRAAHDAITEGVDLRGYFAWSLMDNFEWAEGYAKRFGIVHVDYGTQVRTPKMSAMWYSEVARGNALPAPSATAAP
- a CDS encoding carbohydrate ABC transporter permease, producing the protein MTTDTSVASGRGAAPRPPRRPEGDDSVGLVDPTRRYRFSNLDAKFSPYLFVAPFFVLFTVVGLFPLLYTAYISLFDWEIGLDGEFVGLANYVELLGDPQFWNAMVNTFSIFLMSSVPQIIVAVLIAALLNTALRARTLWRMGVLLPYVASLVALTLIFGDLFGVQYGMINDWLEAVGLDRINWQAERWWSHVAIATMVDWRWTGYNALIVLAAMQAIPRDVYEAAVVDGAGTMRRFFSVTLPMLRPTIIFVVITSTIGGLQIFTEPLLFEPAGGNANGGASNQFQTVMLYMYQAGFGRYELGYASAVAWVLFVVIIAIAGINFMLTRRIASSGED
- a CDS encoding carbohydrate ABC transporter permease, coding for MSEKRPGFAVYGPLIAFIIASAFPFYWAFLVGSHDDQHFKAEQPWLPGGNFLVNAKDVLDKVEFWKALGNSLIVSGTVTVSVVVLSSLAGFAFAKLRFKGRGPLLVFVVATLAVPTQLGIIPLYMAMAEFGWAGELGAVIVPNLITAFGVFWMRQFIADAVPDELVEAARMDGCSLLSTYWHVCLPAVRPAAAMLGIFTFMTSWNDFLWPLIALNAENPTIQVALEKLKSGYYVNNSLVLAGTTMATIPVLIVFLVLGRQIVAGIMQGAVKG